In Frederiksenia canicola, the sequence TGGCTGATCTTCCGTCAGTCATTGGGCAAACAATTGAGCAGGCTCGTCAAGGGGAAATCTCTTTACCTGTTCTTTTACTAATAGCTGCAATCGCATTTGCAGTAACATATTTTGTTGTCTTTGTGGAACGTGGACAAAGAAGAATAGTTGTAAATTATGCAAGCCGTCAGCAAGGAAGAATGATGGCCCCTGCAAGATCATCTCATTTACCATTGAAAGTTAATATGGCAGGTGTTATTCCTGCAATTTTTGCTTCAAGTATCATTTTGTTCCCTGCGAGTATTACTCAATGGTTTGGTCAGAGCGAAGGTTTTGAATGGTTATTTGATTTATCTCAGTTATTACAACCAGGTCAACCGTTGTATATTGTTCTTTTTACAATGGCTGTAATTTTCTTTGCATTCTTCTATACTGGGATGCAATATAACCCACGTGATACAGCGGATAATTTGAAAAAGTCAGGTGCGTTTGTACCAGGTTATCGACCAGGCGAGCAAACATCGCGTTATATTGATAAAGTAATGACACGTTTAACCTTAATCGGTGCGTTATATATTACTTTTGTTTGTTTGGTTCCTTATATCATTACATCCTTATGGAAAGTATCTTTCCAACTTGGTGGTACATCATTATTGATTGTAGTGGTAGTAATTATGGATTTCATCGCACAGGTTCAAAGTCATTTAATGTCTTTACAATATGATTCTGTGTTGAAGAAAGCCAATTTGAAAGGCTTAGGACAGTAGTCCTAGATCAAAAAAGGATAAGCAATGAAAGTTCGTGCTTCAGTTAAGAAATTATGTCGTAACTGCAAAATTGTTAAACGTGAAGGTGTTGTTCGCGTAATTTGCAGCGATGCTAAACACAAACAACGTCAAGGTTAATTGACATTCTTTCTTGCAAAGAACCGGCTGAGTAGGTATACTGCTCAGCTCATTTCGTCCTGATATACTGTTTGAGTATCCTGAAACGGGCTTTTCAAGATCAGTATATCAATAACTTTAGTTAAATAGGAGTGCATAGTGGCCCGTATTGCAGGCATTAACATTCCTGATCAAAAACACACCGTAATTGCACTAACTGCTATTTATGGCATCGGTAAAACTCGTGCAAAAGCAATTTGCGCTGCAACGGGTATTGCTGAAGATGTGAAGATCAGAGAATTGTCTGAAGAGCAGATTGAAAAACTGCGTGAAGAAGTTGGTAAATTTACTGTCGAAGGTGATTTACGTCGTGAAGTAACTTTAAGCATCAAGCGTCTTTTAGACCTAGGCTGCTACCGTGGTTTACGTCATCGTCGTAGTTTACCAGTACGTGGTCAACGTACTAAGACTAATGCGCGTACTCGCAAGGGTCCACGCAAACCGATCAAAAAATAATCGGAGTAGATAAATAAAATGGCTAAAACACCAGTTCGTGCACGTAAACGTGTAAAAAAACAGATCGCAGATGGCGTAGCTCATATCCACGCATCTTTCAATAACACAATCGTAACCATTACTGACCGTCAAGGTAATGCTCTTGCTTGGGCAACCGCTGGTGGTTCAGGTTTCCGTGGTTCTCGTAAATCAACCCCATTCGCAGCTCAAGTGGCAGCAGAGCGTTGTGCTGAAGTTGTTAAAGAGTTTGGTTTAAAGAATTTAGAAGTTATGGTTAAAGGTCCGGGTCCAGGTCGTGAATCTACAATTCGTGCATTAAATGCAGCGGGTTTCCGTATCACGAATATTACTGACGTGACTCCGATTCCTCATAACGGTTGTCGTCCACCGAAAAAACGTCGCGTATAATTTGACGTTAGAATAATTGGAGAAAGAAAATGGCAAGATATTTGGGTCCAAAGCTCAAGCTAAGCCGTCGTGAAGGTACTGATTTATTCCTTAAATCAGGTGTTCGCGCGATCGAGTCAAAATGTAAAATTGATACAGCACCTGGTCAACACGGTGCTCGTAAACCTCGCTTATCTGACTACGGTAGTCAGCTTCGTGAGAAACAAAAAGTTCGCCGTATGTATGGTATTTTGGAGCGTCAATTCCGTAATTACTATAAAGAAGCTAACCGTTTAAAAGGCAATACCGGTGAGAACTTATTAGTATTGTTAGAGGGTCGTTTAGATAACGTCGTTTACCGTATGGGTTTTGCTGCAACTCGTGCAGAAGCACGTCAGCTTGTTAGCCATAAATCTATTGTTGTAAACGGTCGCGTTGTAAATATCCCTTCTTATCAGGTTTCTGTTGATGATGTAATCGCAGTACGTGAGAAATCTAAAAAACAAGCACGTATCAAAGCGTCATTAGAGCTAGCGACACAACGTGAAAAACCAACTTGGTTAGAAGTTGATGCGACAAAAATGGAAGGTGTATTCAAACGTACTCCTGAACGTTCTGATCTATCAGCAGATATTAATGAACATCTGATCGTTGAGCTATACTCTAAATAATAATTAAAACATTATTTTATTTATTGTTTAGTTTCATCAGTTCAAAAGCAAAGAGAGGATAAGATGCAGGGTTCTGTGACAGAATTTTTAAAGCCACATTTAGTGAATATTGAACAAATCAGTTCAACTCACGCCAAAGTGACCTTAGAGCCGTTAGAGCGTGGTTTCGGCCATACATTAGGTAACGCACTTCGTCGCATTTTACTTTCGTCTATGCCTGGTTGTGCAGTTACAGAAGTAGAAATTGATGGTGTATTACATGAATACAGCAGCAAAGAAGGCGTACAAGAAGATATTCTTGAAGTATTGTTAAACCTTAAAGGTCTAGCGGTAAAAGTTCAAAATAAAGATGATATTATTTTGACGCTCACTAAATCTGGAATTGGCCCTGTAACTGCAGCCGACATTACACACGATGGTGATGTTGAAATTGTAAATCCTGACCATATTATTTGCCACTTAACCGATAAAAACGCATCAATCAATATGCGTATTCGTGTTCAGCGTGGTCGTGGTTATGTGCCAGCTTCTGCTCGTGTACATTTACAAGATGATGATCGCCCAATCGGTCGCTTATTAGTGGATGCACGCTTCAGCCCAGTAGATCGCATTGCTTATAATGTGGAAGCTGCTCGTGTTGAACAGCGTACAGACTTAGATAAGCTAGTTATTGAGATGGAAACCAATGGAACATTAGATCCAGAGGAAGCAATCCGTCGTGCTGCAACGATTTTAGCTGAACAGTTAGCTGCATTCGTTGATCTGCGTGATGTTCGTCAGCCAGAAGTAAAAGAAGAAAAACCGGAATTTGATCCAATTCTTCTTCGTCCAGTAGATGACTTAGAGCTGACAGTTCGTTCTGCTAACTGTTTGAAAGCAGAGACAATTCACTATATCGGTGATTTAGTCCAACGTACAGAAGTTGAGTTGTTAAAAACACCTAACCTTGGTAAGAAATCGCTTACTGAGATTAAAGATGTTCTCGCTTCTCGTGGTCTATCACTGGGTATGCGCCTTGAGAATTGGCCTCCAGCAAGCATTGCTGAAGACTAATTTTAGGTATAGATTTTCTAAGAAGGAATAAGGTTATGCGCCATCGTAAGAGTGGACGTCAATTAAACCGTAACAGCAGCCATCGTCAAGCGATGTTCCGTAATATGGCAGCAGCGTTAATTGGTCACGAAATTATCAAAACTACGTTACCAAAAGCGAAAGAGTTACGTCGTGTAGTTGAGCCGTTAATTACTTTAGCAAAAGTTGATAGCGTTGCTAATCGCCGTTTAGCTTTTGCTCGTACTCGCAACGTTGAAACAGTTGCTAAATTATTCAATGAATTAGGTCCACGTTTTGCAAATCGTGCAGGTGGTTACACTCGCATTTTAAAATGTGGTTTCCGTGCAGGCGATAACGCACCAATGGCATACATTGAGTTAGTTGAACGCCCAGAAGTTGCAGCTGAAGAAGCAGTAGCGGAATAATAAAAGACCAATAAAAAAGCCCGATGTTTATCGGGCTTTTTTTTATTGCTAATTAAAAACCACCTTTTATGATCTGTGCTGTAATCTGTTGGAAGTTCAATCTAACTTTTGGGATAAAGATTATGAAAAGGTGGTTTTTTAGGGTATAAATTCGTTTTAGTTTTTTTCTCGATAGCTACGATTTGCAAAAATCAGAACGGAAGTGACCGCTTGTATGATAACAAGCGGTCACTTCCACTCAATTTTTTGCAAATGCTTACTGCCCATAATACGCATTTTTACCGTGTTTGCGTAAGTAATGTTTATCGAGCAGTTCTTGCTGCATGGCCTGTACATTTGGACGAATGAGTTTGCTACAGAAATTCATATAGGCAACTTCTTCTAGCACCACGGAATTATGTACGGCATTGTGTCCATCTTTGCCCCATGTGAATGGTCCGTGGGAATGTACCAACACGCCAGGTACCATATTTGGATTGATACCTCGTTTTTGGAAAGTCTCAACAATCACTTTGCCTGTTTCTAATTCATACTCGCCTGCAATTTCCGCAGGGGTCATTTTACGGGTGCAAGGCACGGAACCGTAGAAATAGTCACCGTGAGTGGTACCTAGTGCAAGAATGTCTTCACCCGCTTGTGCCCAGCCTACGGCGTGACGAGAGTGGGTATGTACCACGCCGCCAATGCCTGGGAATTGACGGTAGAGTTCCAAATGGGTTGGCGTATCGGAAGATGGTTTTTTATCACCCCACACACGATTACCTTGTAGATCGACGATCACGATGTCATCAACGGTCATCACATCGTATTCTACGCCAGAGGGCTTGATCGCTACTAAGCCTGTTTCACGATCAATCTCACTCACATTGCCCCAAGTGAAAGTGACTAAACCGTATTTAGGTAGTTCTAAATTCGCTTGTAAAACACGTTCTCTTAATTCTTTTAACATTGGAAACCCCCTTCTTGCATTTTTTGTTCGATCCAACGGCGAGCGTTGATGATTTCAGCGATTGGCTCTTTGGCTTTTTCTGTCCACATTTCAATTAAGAATGCACCACGGTAGTTCAGTTCTGCTAAGGTCTTGAAGCAAGCCACAAAATCTACGCAGCCATCACCAAATGGCACATCACGGAATTGGCCTTGGCAAGTTTCGGTGACTTTGTAAGTGTCTTTGAGATGAATAGCGGAAATTTTGTCGATGCCGAGCTTGAGTTCTTCAGCAACGTTGTCATTCCACGCGGAAAGATTTCCCAAATCTGGATAGACGGTAAACCAAGGGGATTTGATGATGTTGTCCCATTTTTTCCAGCGAGAAATGGAACTCATAAATTTAGTATCCATAATTTCAACTGCAAGGGTAACTTGATTGCTCGCCGCTAATTCAACCGCCCATTCTAAACCTTGTTGAAAACGTTCAATGGTACCTTTGTCTTGTTCTTCGTAATAGACATCGTAACCCGCTAATTGAATGGTGCGAATGCCGAGATCAACTGCCAGCTGAATGGCTTTTTCCATAATTTCATAAGCTTTTTGGCGAGTGGCTTCATCACGGCTACCAAATGGGAAGCGACGGTGCCCAGAAAGGCACATCGAAGGGATAGTAATGCCGGTATTGACAATGGCTTTGACTAAGTTAAGACGTTCTTTTTTACTCCAGTCTAAACGGGCGAGTCGCTCATCAGTCTCATCAATCGAGATCTCTACAAAGTCAAACCCGCAGGCTTTGGCAATGGAAAGTCTATCTTGCCAACTGATATTTTTCGGAAGGGCTTTTTCATAAATCCCCAGTTTGTGTTTTCTCACAGTATCTCCTCATTAAAGTTAGTGTAATGCTTTTAATACTTCGACTAATTTTTTGTAGCGTTGGTATTTGTCTTGATAGTTTTGGAAATTTGCTTGATTTGGAAAAACGTGTTTTACCTGTTCACCTAGAATATTTATCTCGCTGAGATTGATATTATCTGCTTGCATTGCCATTAATGCTGCCCCTAAACAGCCTGTTTCCTCGGTAGCGGGAATTTCTAAACGCATTCCAGTTAAATCTGCCAACATTTGCATCCAAACATCAGATTTGGTTGGCCCACCTGTGATTCGCAATACATTGACTTGAGGGAAGCGTACAAACATTCGCTCTAAATGATACATTAAACTGAATAACACCCCTTCATAAATGGCTTGCAGTAAGTGAGGCTGAGTATGATAGGACTGCATACCATAAAAACCGGCTTTCATCCCTAAACCTGCATTAGAACCATATAAAAATGGAATAAAGAACACAGAACTTTCAGCAGCTGGGAGAGTAGCAATGCTTTGGTTAATTTGATCGTAATTTAGATTCCACTGTTTCACAAACCATTCTAAGTTACCTGAAGATGTTGGGCTGGCTTCGTGTACAATATATTTATGTTGTTGGGCGTAGCGACCATAGACAAACGGCAACTGTTTCGTGGCGTCAATTGTATCCGTAATTCCACTCACTACAGACCATGTGCCTAACACAACATTGAGCGTTGTTTCATCGTCTAAACCGGCACAAAGTGCTGTGGAAACCACATCAAACAGTCCTCCAACAACAGGAGTCCCGACGACTAACCCCGTTTTCATTGCCGCATCTTGTGTCACGAATCCTGCAATATGGTCGGGTGAAATAATGGGAGGGAGTTTATCGAAAATGTCTTCAATCCCTAATAATGTGGCTAATGACTCATCATATTTCCCTGTTGCCATATTATACAGGTTTGATTCAGAAATATTGGTTTCTTCACAATATAATTCACCTGTTAAGCAAAAACGAAGGTAATCATGTGACATTAATACCGCTCCAATTTTTGCGTATCGTTCTAGTTGATGTTCTTTTATCCAACGTAAAATAGAAACTGGGTGCCCTGTCCACAGCGTTTGTCTTGTGATCGGATAGAGTTGTTGTGGTATGTTTTGC encodes:
- the secY gene encoding preprotein translocase subunit SecY translates to MAKQPGYQGNSQKGTGELKSRLLFVLGALIVFRIGSFIPVPGIDASVLSELVQQQKGTIIEMFNMFSGGALSRASIFALGIMPYISASIIMQLLTAIHPALMDLKKEGEAGRRKISKYTRYATLLLASIQAVGISFALPNMIDGLVPNPSVLFYITSIISLVTGTMFLMWLGEQITERGIGNGISLIIFAGIVADLPSVIGQTIEQARQGEISLPVLLLIAAIAFAVTYFVVFVERGQRRIVVNYASRQQGRMMAPARSSHLPLKVNMAGVIPAIFASSIILFPASITQWFGQSEGFEWLFDLSQLLQPGQPLYIVLFTMAVIFFAFFYTGMQYNPRDTADNLKKSGAFVPGYRPGEQTSRYIDKVMTRLTLIGALYITFVCLVPYIITSLWKVSFQLGGTSLLIVVVVIMDFIAQVQSHLMSLQYDSVLKKANLKGLGQ
- the rpmJ gene encoding 50S ribosomal protein L36, with the protein product MKVRASVKKLCRNCKIVKREGVVRVICSDAKHKQRQG
- the rpsM gene encoding 30S ribosomal protein S13, with product MARIAGINIPDQKHTVIALTAIYGIGKTRAKAICAATGIAEDVKIRELSEEQIEKLREEVGKFTVEGDLRREVTLSIKRLLDLGCYRGLRHRRSLPVRGQRTKTNARTRKGPRKPIKK
- the rpsK gene encoding 30S ribosomal protein S11 is translated as MAKTPVRARKRVKKQIADGVAHIHASFNNTIVTITDRQGNALAWATAGGSGFRGSRKSTPFAAQVAAERCAEVVKEFGLKNLEVMVKGPGPGRESTIRALNAAGFRITNITDVTPIPHNGCRPPKKRRV
- the rpsD gene encoding 30S ribosomal protein S4, whose protein sequence is MARYLGPKLKLSRREGTDLFLKSGVRAIESKCKIDTAPGQHGARKPRLSDYGSQLREKQKVRRMYGILERQFRNYYKEANRLKGNTGENLLVLLEGRLDNVVYRMGFAATRAEARQLVSHKSIVVNGRVVNIPSYQVSVDDVIAVREKSKKQARIKASLELATQREKPTWLEVDATKMEGVFKRTPERSDLSADINEHLIVELYSK
- a CDS encoding DNA-directed RNA polymerase subunit alpha; amino-acid sequence: MQGSVTEFLKPHLVNIEQISSTHAKVTLEPLERGFGHTLGNALRRILLSSMPGCAVTEVEIDGVLHEYSSKEGVQEDILEVLLNLKGLAVKVQNKDDIILTLTKSGIGPVTAADITHDGDVEIVNPDHIICHLTDKNASINMRIRVQRGRGYVPASARVHLQDDDRPIGRLLVDARFSPVDRIAYNVEAARVEQRTDLDKLVIEMETNGTLDPEEAIRRAATILAEQLAAFVDLRDVRQPEVKEEKPEFDPILLRPVDDLELTVRSANCLKAETIHYIGDLVQRTEVELLKTPNLGKKSLTEIKDVLASRGLSLGMRLENWPPASIAED
- the rplQ gene encoding 50S ribosomal protein L17 — encoded protein: MRHRKSGRQLNRNSSHRQAMFRNMAAALIGHEIIKTTLPKAKELRRVVEPLITLAKVDSVANRRLAFARTRNVETVAKLFNELGPRFANRAGGYTRILKCGFRAGDNAPMAYIELVERPEVAAEEAVAE
- the araD gene encoding L-ribulose-5-phosphate 4-epimerase, coding for MLKELRERVLQANLELPKYGLVTFTWGNVSEIDRETGLVAIKPSGVEYDVMTVDDIVIVDLQGNRVWGDKKPSSDTPTHLELYRQFPGIGGVVHTHSRHAVGWAQAGEDILALGTTHGDYFYGSVPCTRKMTPAEIAGEYELETGKVIVETFQKRGINPNMVPGVLVHSHGPFTWGKDGHNAVHNSVVLEEVAYMNFCSKLIRPNVQAMQQELLDKHYLRKHGKNAYYGQ
- a CDS encoding L-ribulose-5-phosphate 3-epimerase, whose protein sequence is MRKHKLGIYEKALPKNISWQDRLSIAKACGFDFVEISIDETDERLARLDWSKKERLNLVKAIVNTGITIPSMCLSGHRRFPFGSRDEATRQKAYEIMEKAIQLAVDLGIRTIQLAGYDVYYEEQDKGTIERFQQGLEWAVELAASNQVTLAVEIMDTKFMSSISRWKKWDNIIKSPWFTVYPDLGNLSAWNDNVAEELKLGIDKISAIHLKDTYKVTETCQGQFRDVPFGDGCVDFVACFKTLAELNYRGAFLIEMWTEKAKEPIAEIINARRWIEQKMQEGGFQC
- a CDS encoding FGGY-family carbohydrate kinase; this translates as MNYYLGIDCGGTFIKGALFDEMGKMISVVRQNVEVISEQAGYAERDMTQLWNMCAEVIRQVIAKSTLDPNVIKGVGISAQGKGAFLLDKQHQPLGRAILSSDQRSIDIVKQWQEQNIPQQLYPITRQTLWTGHPVSILRWIKEHQLERYAKIGAVLMSHDYLRFCLTGELYCEETNISESNLYNMATGKYDESLATLLGIEDIFDKLPPIISPDHIAGFVTQDAAMKTGLVVGTPVVGGLFDVVSTALCAGLDDETTLNVVLGTWSVVSGITDTIDATKQLPFVYGRYAQQHKYIVHEASPTSSGNLEWFVKQWNLNYDQINQSIATLPAAESSVFFIPFLYGSNAGLGMKAGFYGMQSYHTQPHLLQAIYEGVLFSLMYHLERMFVRFPQVNVLRITGGPTKSDVWMQMLADLTGMRLEIPATEETGCLGAALMAMQADNINLSEINILGEQVKHVFPNQANFQNYQDKYQRYKKLVEVLKALH